AGAAGCTCAAGGACCTTGCTTCTGCATCTGCTGATGAGTCGAAGAAGTTGGATCTTGCTAACGTCGCCCAACTGCACTACTAGATCTCGAGCCCTTGTAATGAGTTTGACCATGAGTTGAAATGGGTTAAAGAAATTGGGAATAAATTAAGAAACGAGCCTATGAAGGTTTTGGAGAGAGGAATGAAGAGTCTAAATCAAATTAAGGCGGGGACTGGTTTGTAGGTTTTGGAGAGAGGAATGAAGGGTCTAAATCCAAAGAGTCAGAGGCGGGGAAGACgaagaaaaggaagaggaagaagcgaGAAGATGagtaaattttactattttgtgtaaatattttctatttttaaaaatatcccttcaataaaataaaatttagtaaAGAATTCATAAATCATTCAATTAATTTAGAGCTTATTTGCATCTCCAAActataactaattttaatttattaataactttttttttggtATATGTATTTCATCCTAGAAGattaaaattaaggaaaataacacaaaatatGGGAAtaagaagttaaaaaaaaaacttttttgaaGCAAAAATACTTGAATgctaccatttttttaaaaaatatatattttaaaaactatttaaacatttttataaaaattgatgaaaatacactctaaaatccattttgagtgattgtctaacacttcaattttttaaaaataatttttaaattaaacacttaaaaatgcATTCCAAACACATTATAACTCTAACAAGGTtgaaaattgcgataaagttaAACTACACattgaagaaaaaaggaaaaaaaatgaaaatccatTGTTTTTAAATCACCATATTTAGATAAAACTTCAAAAAAAGAACCTTTCTAGGGTTTGATTTGATATTTACAAAAACGAGCCCTAAATTTTCTACGTGTCATATTTTGATTTGTTGCAATCAGATTCCAACGCAAGGGGTGATAAACAGGATGAAAATACTGTTTTCTCCTTAAACTCAACACGTGGCACTCATCCGTTGGTCAAAATCATCCAGAATTCTCCGACAGGGAGAAGCAATACTCAAGTGTGACGCGCCACCGTAATCGCACATACACCcgacaaattaaaaaaaaggaaaaaagaaaaagaaaaagacttcTGTAGGGTTTAATACTGGCTCCTTCGCCTCACACTCTCTTTCTCTTTCGCAGAAGCCGTGCTAACGCGCGAAGGCTCTGCAAATTAATCTCCTCCCGTCCCAATCCCTCGATCCTTCGCCTTCTCTCGAGGAATTTTCCACGATTTTGTTTCTCAAAATTCGGTTTAGAAACTGATTGTTGTTTGGATCTCTTTGGAATCGCGTTTTTCTCGGTGGCTTCCGAATGGCTGACGGGGTTGTTTTCAAACCGGGCTTTGATGATAATCAGTCGGATTGTCCTGAGACATCGACTGATTTAGTGTTTTCTCTGTTTCAGAAGAGGGTGGAATATGTTCCGGCTAGGAGAACTTTCAAGGGGTTTGATAACGGCGGCGGCGATTTTGAACTCACGACGCTAAACCCCAGTAGCTCGTTTGGTCAGAAATCTGGTTCTAATGTGGATCATACAGCTCCAAAGGGGAAAAAATTAGATGGGTCTGAGCTTTTGGAGAATGGGTTGGACCCCGAGCTCAGTTTCGAGATCACCTTTCGCCGAATTGTAAGTGGCTCCATGACTTATTTTGAGGTTGTGTCATTATGTGTTGGTTTTAAGACTTTTGGCAAATTGTTTGATTGATTGATATGTAtccatttattttaattttatcagtTTTTGGTTTGGAGCCAGGTTTGATGTAGGCTGGGcattctctcttcttttcatTGTACTCTGTTCAGTGGCTTTATGCTCTGTCTATTTGTAGTTTAGAGTATATCTTCAGAATTCTTGAAAACTGCCGTTTTGAATCTCATGCTCATTGCAATGCTAATTTCGGACAAATTGGTTTTGTTGCTGCCTTGCTTTTCTTGCTCCCTAATCTTGCCGATTACTCTATAATCTATTCCTTTTGCATTCTTCGTTATATGTATTTCTTACCAGAATTATATACCATATTCTTTAATTGCAAGTAAACGTATCATACATgttgttttctagttttcatTGAATACTTTTTCCTACATAGTTGAGGAATTCATGGTCTTTCTGGATGGGCTACGGTCCAGAGCATTGTAATTGGTAGTTTACTTACCATTTTCGTTcctatctttttttttactatCAACTTTTATGCAATTGGTATACTTTCCTTCTATGTTTATGTTTGTTATTAATAGCCACGAAAAATCAACATTACATTTCCACACTGCTCATTttgcaaatacatttttgaaCCTCGGATGTGTATGATTTGTCTCCTTAAATTTCTAAATGCATATcttttgttttgtattttttggcAAATAAGGTTATTTTCTTTTCACTTCAGTTAATTTAGGTGGCTCGTGATTCTTTATTGCGCTTGCCATGTTATTTTCTCAAGTCTGAATATCCACTTTTTACCTCCGGAATCAAACTTAAGGACTATGGGGTTACCTATCGCAGGGTGCTGGTTTGCAAAATCTTGGGAACACCTGTTTTCTCAACTCAGTGTTGCAGTGTTTGACATATACAGAGCCTCTGGCTGCATATCTTCAAAGCGGGAAGCATCAAAATTCTTGTATGTTACTCTGTTTTCACCTCGTGCTAAAATTTTGGCACAACGAATTTGcatatgatttaaaattttatagatttGATAGAATTTTGAACAGGAAGACATTAATGACTGCTTTTTTACTAATGGCTTGTGAGGTATATTATATGCATAGTTCTATACTACTTTAAAAATCGTGGGCAGCATATAATTTAGTACAATAAATGTGGGGTGGGGATTTGAACGCCTAACTATAAGGAAAGATCTGATGGCTGAACTGCTAAGTTATGCTTATGTTGACAGTCATGCTTTAAATTTATGCTAAGGTTGTATTCCTTAATTCGATTTAGGCCATGTTTGTTTCCTTGAAAACATAATCCATCAATGGTAATCTAAAAAGTGGACCCATTTGATTACATTTGTTGTTGTTTATGTGTGTTCTGTAATCCTAATGAAATATGGGGCCCACAGTCAAATCTGTAATCAACAAATGCAATTTGATTGCGAAACTGAGGATGATCAATTTTGTTGTATTTGGAAATTACATGGGACCTAAATACTGTTACTATTACCGTAGGAGAATTATCAATTTGTCATAATTATTGTTATCGTTAGTGATTGGCCCTAAACGGTAACGATAACGGTAAGAAGACAATGATACCGGACAATGCAAAGTAAACAGTCTCAATCATAATCAAATTACTTTTGCAAAAATGCCTAAGGGCTTGTTTGGGAGGCTTGAATGTAATCAAGATTACTAGGAATCAGGATTATGATGAAATGTTAAAACCGATGTTGAAATGGGATCACGAAGTGCGAAAAGCGTGAAAACGGTGGGAAGAAGGGAATGTAATAGGGACTACAAACTATACAAACTGGGCCCAAAGCTCTCAATCCAAATGTTGACTTGGGATTACAACCCATTACAAACCCGTTACATTATAAGCTCCCAAACAGCCCTTAAACAAACGTCAACAAAAGCAATCCAATTATATTTGCGATTGAGTCCCATTACGATTGATATATCAATGGAATCCCATTATGATTACACCAATTATGATTACGGATTGGTAAACATGCCCTTGAATCCAGTTCCCAATTATCTTGAGCTGGTATGATGTATTCTCTGTAAGCTAGCGTCTAAAAGTGACAAGCAGAAATACAAATAATGCAACCTGTCCTTCTATGCAAAATTTGGACTTATACACATGGGAGGATAGGAATAGGATAACAAGCTAATATGCTCTTTTTCTTGTCTGCATTAAAATTTTTATGCTTGGTTTTACTTGTCTAATTCAGTTTCCTAATTTGTGAAGGCCATGTAGCTGGATTCTGTGCTCTATGTGCCATCCAGAAGCATGTCAGCCGTGCTTTGCAGTCGAGTGGGAGAATATTAGCACCAAAGGATCTTGTTTCTAATTTGCGATGTATCCTTATCATTCACTATACTATagtcattttaattttttagtgttttgtttGAGATCTTTGAAAATGGTTAACTGTATCAATAACGGATAGGGGAAAAAAAGGTTAAGAGGAACTTTTGTTATGTTCTTCACATTGGATTTGTTAATTTCTTAACCATGCTCTTAGGTATATCTCGTAACTTCAGAAATGCTAGACAAGAAGATGCTCATGAGTACATGGTAAACTTGCTGGAATCGATGCATAAGTGTTGCTTGCCTTTAGGCCTGCCAAGTGAATCTCCTAGTGCCTATGAGAAGAGTTTGGTACACAAGATTTTTGGTGGTCGCCTCCGAAGTCAGGTAACATATTATTTACGATCAGTCAATGACTTGAAATGGTGGAAAGAGGAATAATGTCTTAAGGTGGCATCGTCCTCTATGTTAACTATTCTGTGACGTGATGGCTGTACATCATTTCAGGTCAAATGCATGCAATGTTCTTTTTGCTCCAACAAATTTGATCCATTTTTAGATCTAAGTCTGGACATAGTGAAGGCTGATTCTATTTATAAAGCATTTAAAAACTTCACCACTCCTGAGCTATTGGATGGAGGGGAAAGGCAGTATCAATGTCAACGATGCAAGCAAAAAGTTAAGGCTCTTAAGCAGTTCACAGTTCACAAGGCACCTTATGTCTTAACTATTCATCTCAAACGATTTCAGTCATACAATCTCGAAGAAAAGATCCACAAAAAGATTCATTTTGGTCCTACGTTAGATCTGACACCTTTTGTCAGTGGTTCCTATGCTGTAAGCTTCTCATACATACACATTTGATCTCATTTGGCTGTTGTTGACTTGCTAGCTGTTTATTGTATTGTGCATCATTAGCTTAATAATAGTATGCTGTTGGAAGCCTAACTATTCAATTTCCAATAAAAAACTTAATCATTCAATTACTACATGATATTTGTATTTTAATTCTAACTAAGTTCAATCGTACATAATGTTCTCCAACAAAGGCTTCTGCAATTTCATGCACATTTTTATGGAAATTTATGTTTTCAGCTTCTAGTTCTAGCTGATTGCTGGATCGCTGCTAGGATAATACATCTGTAGCTAGCTTACACATGAAGAGGGAGAAAAGAGTTTATGTGGAACTTCTTGGgataaagaaaatgaatgagaaGTGTGTTAGACTCTGGATTTTGGAACACATTGCCTTTTCTATTTGCCTTCTTTCATTATGACAGTGATACTCTTCTATAAGAATTTGTTCCATGCTTGTTAAACATACCTTTCCTATGATGTCTTGGTAGGTATTTTATTTTCTGAGCTTGTTGTAGTGCATTAAGGTGTTGTGTTGATGATCAAATATTTATATGACTGTATTGTTAATCATGAAAAGTTAGCATTAAAGGGGGGTTTGGTGCTGTCATAGTACAATGACTACATCAAGTTACCATTGTTTTTGTCTACTCAAATTTGGGATGTTCTAAAATGTATAATAGTCATATCCCTTGAACCTGTGCTTTATGTTTTGGCTTTCTTTATCTGTAGCTTTATGTGCTTATGCATTCTTAAGGTTTTACTGAGCTTCTTGCATTGCCAGGATGGAGCCTTGAAGTACACTCTTTATGGGGTTCTGGTCCATCATGGTGGTAGCACCCGTAGTGGTCACTATTATTGTTATGTTCGAACATCCAGTGCGATGTGGTATGCCCTTGATGACAATCGGGTATGTGATATAAAGTTAATGGTTCTACCCGAGTGAACTgtgttgttttcttttcatgAAATGTGAATAATTAAGAGATGAAATTTCTATCTGAACTTAAATTGAATTCATTTGCGTGTCACAGGTTTCACATGTTGGTGATAGGACAGTTTATGAGCAGCAGGCATACATGTTATTTTATGTACGGGACCGAAGAAAAGTTGTTCCAAAGAAACCTGTTGATGTTGCTTTGAAAGAGAATATGAGAACATCTACCAATTTAAACAGAACTGATTCCATTGTCAACCGAGATTTGAAGGATAACCGTGTACAAAATTGTAcatttgaaaagaaattaaatgaacCTATCAATGATGGATTGATAAAAGAGTCAAAAGACTCATCAAACGAAGGTCCATCAAAAACAATTTCAAATAAACCATCTGTCCAGATAGAAACTGAACTAGCAAGTAAAGGGTGCTTGGTACCTGAGACAGTATCCATGGCAATATCTTCGAAGGAAGTCTCACCACAGAAAACATCTAACAAGGATATTGTTCCAAACTCAAGTTCAGCAGTAAATTTACCAATGTTACCCAGATGTATGAACAGTAACTTACATGTTACTAGTTCCGAAAGCTCTTTGGCCAAAGTAGATCATATAGATATCAACCATGTCGACAGAGGCTTGGGTGTCCAAGTTTCTACTTCTCTCAATCTAATTGATGCCAACACATCTGCCATCCTGCAGGCTGTAAGTTTATGATTCGTTTGCATTTCTTTCAGGTTGGAGTATTTGTTGCCAATTTGATTTGCAAAAAACCGATTTTGTTAAGAAGCTTTTGGTTTCACGTGCAGAATGATAATGCTGCTTCAACCCAAGAGTCTGGCTGTAAAACGTTAGAGAAATCTGACCCTGAAATATTACCAAGTCAACAAATGTTGGAAAGTAGCAAGGTGCATCTTTATATTCCATTGAAATGCCTCAGCCTTCAACACAATGTTAGTTGCCTTGTTTCTTCAACTTATTCTCGTTCATCTTTTTCCCAGTTTGGTGATTCAAATCACATTTCTGTTGGTAACTCGACTTCTGGGGATGTTTCTAATTGTAAAAAGTTGATGCCTGAtgagtcaaataaaatatcaagtTCAACTATGGTAGAGGGACCTTTACTTTCAAAAACTCTTGATTCCAAGCATGGCAGGAgattgaaaagaaaacatttgaagtACCATTTGGGAAGCTTGCATCTCAGctcaaacattcttttcaagGCATCTTTAAGCCTGTgtaagaaaaagaaacatagaAGGAAAAAATGCCGATCTGCAGTCTTCAAATGTCCCACTGGGGGAAGTTTGTTCAGTAGAGATGACATGTCATCTGATTTTGGCCCATCTACATCTGAGAAATCCAAATCTGTTTACTCGATCTCAACTTGCAAGGCCAGGAATAAGTCTAAGCATGGTTTTAGAGACAGTAATGGTAGTTCTGCAAGGAAAGAAGATCTTAAAGTGGAGTTGCCGACTGATATAGTTGATAAAGAAAGTGGAAAGAGAAGGACAGAGGCAGGTTCTGCCCCTGCAACCATGAATCAAATGAACTGTAGCACTGACTCTTTCATAGTGGCTAATCACAATGACTCCATCAAAGCAATTTATCCAAAAGATAGAAAAAGAAGTGTTAATCAAGATGGCTTGCATCATGTTCATACCAACGGTTTTCAAAATACAGTTGGTAAGCAATTTCCTACATGTTCCtgcattttctttttgttatgcTTTAGGTCtggaaacatttttctctgACGCTTGTAATGAACCAGTTTTAATTGCATGACCTTCTTGCTATATGATATgtaaattctacttcattcgaGAAATTCTAACCTTTGCTGTGGTAATATTTCTTATATTTCAAAACATTGTAGATCTATCAGAAATGATGCCTTTTAGACTGGGTCTTAAGATATCTGTTATGCACCTTGACCTCTGGAAAGGTGTTCTTTAACCATATTCACATTTATATTGTTATACACGAGCAATCTGAATCTCATTTTAAAATAGGTTATTCAGTTGAGCACTCCCAGGTTTTGATAATTTCCCTTTTGTAACTTTCCTTTGTTATGATTGAATGACCGACCTTTATTAGACTCAATCCAAACATTGCACATTTTTTCTTCAGCAAGGGCATATTTTGCAGTAATTCAGGGCAATCTTATGAAGCGTTACTCTTCTATTTCTGATGGGAAGATCAAGTGTTGTGCTTTATAAtcctattaattttttttcctacgaGTAATACTATAATACTATTGATTGCAGATGCTGAGACTTTTTACAACTTATTTATATTTCTAATGAgtcaaaaattgtttttattgcaGTCGAGCAGTGGAATGGGATAGACATGCCTTCATCTGAGAATGGGTTCACTGGTACAGAGAATATTAGCATCGGCTATGTTGCAGATGAATGGTGAGTAAAAAATTTCTCATTGACCTTTTTCTTATTTACTAATGGCTTTGTCAGTTGATTATAGTCCGCTCAAGGGGAAGAAAGTTATGAAGTTGCAAGCTATAGTGacctttatttcaattttttttcttgaatatataggcatttaattaatttaaagggATATCTTTAACCTGTATTTATCTGACAGATACAATAGTCTGTTACCATTTCAATATGATCAATACGAACGTTTGGATTGCTTTTCAATATTCTCATAACTAGATTTACTACTGTTTCTTTTTGTGCTTGTTTTAGAAAGAATGTGTTAACAGCCCAAAGTGGTCAAATTATACTCCCTCTTGCGAGAAAAGGAAGTTTTTGTGGTGAGAGTTTGTGCCATTTAGTGGAGGCTTTGGAAAGAAGGAACAATAGGATCTATAGGGAGCGGGAGAGATTTTTGGATGTTTGGTCTCTTGCTCGATTCTATAATTCTTTGTGGACTTCGATTACAGTACTCTTTTAGTCGGTAGGTCTTATTTTACTTGATTGGAGGCCGCATTTGTAGGTTGCCTCAGTCTTTTGTGGGctctcatttttctttgttccttgtatttctttattttttctcaatgaaagcttAGTTCTCGTTAAAAAGAAACTTAAACGCATGCACAAAAGATAGTATAGATGAAGAGATATTAGCAAAAGGGAAGTTAAGTTTCCAACTCCTAATTATACCGCTTTCTTATATAGAAAACTGCTAAGAAATGTAAGATATTTTGACGATGTTTCTATATGCCAAATTTTATAGGGACGAAGAATACGATCaagggaagaggaagaagatccGACAATTCAAACACTCATTTGGTGGACCAAATCCTTtccaagagattgctaccaaaAAATCACAGTTAAAGAAGCTAAAGCTGGAAAGATCTGGATCTGCAAACGAACCATTTAGGATATGAAGAAAATACGATGTGCCCCGCAGGCTGTAAGTAAGTTCTTACTTGACTTAACTTGCGGGTACTTCTACCAATTTTGATGTAGCATTCTTCTTGGGCTCCATTGATTAAGTGTTGTTATTTTCCCCTTGGGAAAAGAGGGTAGTATTTTAGATGTTTTATATGAATTTAACTCCCTGTTCCTAATATTACTGCAAGAGAATGAGCCAGATAATTGTGTAACTTGGAGATTATTCTATCAAGAATCAGTATGAGTTTTCTGTTTCATGTTTTTCCAAAACAAACTCTTATAATTTGGAAGTTCAAATCTCTATGAAACTGGCTGAAAATGATGTCTTGTTCTATTTTGAAGTATTCAGTctgttttattttcaatttataacTTTGAAAGTTTTTCTGACTCTTTCTTTGCTGGCACTGTGGCACATTAGGAATTGTGCATAGacattaaagataaatttattaTCTTTATTGTCTAATGTGCTTTTGATCTAACTGAcatctttttaataaaaagaattaaaatattagattGTGGATTAATCCTAATAGTATcttaagttttcaattttgttaaatAAGTTTGTGAATTTTACAAGATGTCAAATAGGTTAAaagatttattagatataaagttAACATCATCATACAATTAAATTTAGAgatatattaaatacaaaattaaagatTCAAAGGTCTATTAGTTACGTTCTAAAATTTAAAGGCTTATTAGTTAATATTCGGCTTATTAGTTACATGAATATTGAGTTTAGTAGACTTGaacttgtaattttttttaaattaagtggTGCTGGGACCGACCTATCTATtatattgtaatatatatatttgaaactgAATATCATAAGAGCCAACCAAgacaaagaaaaaaaggggaaaagaaattatattatatattatgtgttaATTGATTTGTTAGGTTGATTGTAACTCAAGTTGAGTGCAAGGAACTTGCTGATCATTTGATAAGATTTGATAAGATCCTAAAATCAACGTTGAAAAAACAATCGATCAAGACATATATAAGCAATCATTGATTTCAGTATCACTACAAATTTTAATCTATTTGAAGAACCACATCCTACTTTTCAATTTCAATGTAATCTGTCCACTTTAATTGATGTCTTATCTCGATTTAATATCAAatgtaaattaattttgatcaaatcaattatacTAACTTAGTTTAATCGTCCTTTCAATatcaatttattcattatcttgAAAAATTGAGTTCGTATTCATATTTAGTTGatcttttgttttgttatgaTAATAATTCAATggtaaattattattttagttttcattgGTTCACTTTTAGTACTtgcaatttaaaatttcaattttaatctttgcACTTTCAATAAATCGTAAATTTAGTctgataaatttaaatttttttatttaaaattttctaaataattataataattttattcaaggaaatatatatatatgaaaatctttttagaatttaaagttaaattgttaatagatataattttttttaaccaataaTAAATTAGTgctagagactaaatttaagatttattaatcGATTGAAAGTACATAACCTAAATTAGACGATTGAAAAtacaaagaataaaattaacTGCAAAGTAAATGGACCAAAATTGTATTTTGGCCTAATTTTTGAGCTCATTGCATGTCATGCCCGTCCCGAGCTTACCTCTTTTACTCAGAAGAAGGCATGAAGACGACAGATACAaaccttttgtgatacctactgcttGTCTCTATTGATTTAGCTTTAGCTCAAAATTAACCGAAGATAAAATTAACTTCAAGTTTTCATACATTAGAAATAAAAGTTCATATAGTTTAATAGATTTTACAAATCATTTGCCCAACCCATTCCTAATAACTAAATAAGACATTTAACTCATGGCAAACCTCGTCTTCACGTAGCAACCCCAGACTCTTTTACTACCTGCGAAGGAAATCATAATAGAAAAGAATGAGttaaaagcccagtgagtggtaatcAAATTACAAAATCTCTTTCAACCCTTAGAGCAAGGGTTCAATAACAGCATATCAACACCACGAGGTTTCTACTCAAACCTCAGGCTTGTATGTATCTGTTTCCTGTTATCCCTACACACACATAGACAATTAGCCATATTTCCCTACGTGCACATAGCTCCACCTCGTGTAGGCTCAGAAGCTAGACCCGTTGGTCCTCTAACCATCCCATATGAGGTTCTTCTCATAGACTTAGGAACTAGGTCGTTACGACCCCCTGCCCATCCCGTACGAATCCATCATAGGCTCAAAAGCTAGGCTCTAAGACCCCCTAACCATCCCGTGTGCTGTATTCTTTTATCATCATATAAATTACACAAACACAAATATGGAATATAAACACATTTATAGAAATACCACTCACAACTTGCTggtttttcccttcttcttagCCTTCTGCCTTCTTAGCATCTCATGTTTAGGGCTAGAATAACCTTAGAATACCTTCTTGGTCCTAAACTTAGCTTACTCACTCTTAATAAACGTGAAACTAGGCCTTTGAATAACCTAGGACAGTTGTGGACACAAGGTTGATCTTCCTCAGCCTAGTTGGACGCCTGGTTTGTGCTCCCAACGATTAGATGAAGACTCCAATGCCTAGATGGTTAATCTCAATGCATAGCCACTCCAGCTCAACACATGAACCTCCCTTAAAACCCTAATTCTCTCAAACTCTCCTTTTTTTAGTCTTCCTCGAGAGAACTTTGAGTTGTGTGGTGAGAGGTGACTCCTTGGGGGGTATCTATAGGCTAACTCAACCCATCCTTGTCAGCAACTCTAAGCTCTCAACTCATGGCACCTCCTTTTGCATGAAAATTCTAAGTGTCAACACCATGCAAGGTCCAATACAAAGGTTCTTGATACCTTAAACTTGCATGCAAGTCTTAGGTGTCTACACCATGCATAGGCCAATGCAACCCTCTGAGATGTCAATCCAACACTTTGCATGCTCTTTGCTTGTCTCCTAGGCGTCCACCTCCTTCTTGGCTTAGCCAAGACTTCATTTGATTAAGCCACGTGCCTCACTTTGCTGTCAACTTGACTTTACTCCTTAAGGAACTCATCTCCAACGCATAGGTTCTCCAAAAATGTCTAAAAACTTCCTTACTATGCGTCCATAGTGGTGCTCAAGCATACCTCATTTGGTTTGGGTATCCAAAGCCATTCTCTTGAGGTTTATACTTCCCAAAGTAACTTTTTCAAATGTCTAACACATTGGTCCATGCGTCCAAACATGTATGTTCTCTCAAGGTATGCATTCACCATGTATCTCCTAGGGTTTCTTGGTGCACGTCTTCCTAAGTGGTTGCCTCATGCTTAAATCTTGCTCTTCATATGCCCAAATGGTATTCACATAGCTCTCTATGCATCCATTCCACCATTAATGCGTCTAACCCTCAAGTCCTTAGGGCATCATCCACTTATTGTGCCATATGttgtccaacacttagccaaattctcaacttgaacatACCATGCATTCACCATCAGTGTCCTATGCGTCCAACCCTATTTCCTCATTTGGTTGTGCAAGTTCAACGCATGGTTGTCCAATACTTAACCAATTCTTCCCTTATGAACTAAACTACGTGTCCACTTTTGCCTCTagcacttagccaatttttagaCCATGCTGTGAGTTCAAACTTCCCCTCTTAAGGTTCAGACACATGGCTCCCTTTTATCCTAAGTGTTTAGGCATACTTA
This DNA window, taken from Benincasa hispida cultivar B227 chromosome 6, ASM972705v1, whole genome shotgun sequence, encodes the following:
- the LOC120079559 gene encoding ubiquitin carboxyl-terminal hydrolase 23 isoform X2 encodes the protein MADGKRVEYVPARRTFKGFDNGGGDFELTTLNPSSSFGQKSGSNVDHTAPKGKKLDGSELLENGLDPELSFEITFRRIGAGLQNLGNTCFLNSVLQCLTYTEPLAAYLQSGKHQNSCHVAGFCALCAIQKHVSRALQSSGRILAPKDLVSNLRCISRNFRNARQEDAHEYMVNLLESMHKCCLPLGLPSESPSAYEKSLVHKIFGGRLRSQVKCMQCSFCSNKFDPFLDLSLDIVKADSIYKAFKNFTTPELLDGGERQYQCQRCKQKVKALKQFTVHKAPYVLTIHLKRFQSYNLEEKIHKKIHFGPTLDLTPFVSGSYADGALKYTLYGVLVHHGGSTRSGHYYCYVRTSSAMWYALDDNRVSHVGDRTVYEQQAYMLFYVRDRRKVVPKKPVDVALKENMRTSTNLNRTDSIVNRDLKDNRVQNCTFEKKLNEPINDGLIKESKDSSNEGPSKTISNKPSVQIETELASKGCLVPETVSMAISSKEVSPQKTSNKDIVPNSSSAVNLPMLPRCMNSNLHVTSSESSLAKVDHIDINHVDRGLGVQVSTSLNLIDANTSAILQANDNAASTQESGCKTLEKSDPEILPSQQMLESSKFGDSNHISVGNSTSGDVSNCKKLMPDESNKISSSTMVEGPLLSKTLDSKHGRRLKRKHLKYHLGSLHLSSNILFKASLSLCKKKKHRRKKCRSAVFKCPTGGSLFSRDDMSSDFGPSTSEKSKSVYSISTCKARNKSKHGFRDSNGSSARKEDLKVELPTDIVDKESGKRRTEAGSAPATMNQMNCSTDSFIVANHNDSIKAIYPKDRKRSVNQDGLHHVHTNGFQNTVVEQWNGIDMPSSENGFTGTENISIGYVADEWDEEYDQGKRKKIRQFKHSFGGPNPFQEIATKKSQLKKLKLERSGSANEPFRI
- the LOC120079559 gene encoding ubiquitin carboxyl-terminal hydrolase 23 isoform X1 gives rise to the protein MADGVVFKPGFDDNQSDCPETSTDLVFSLFQKRVEYVPARRTFKGFDNGGGDFELTTLNPSSSFGQKSGSNVDHTAPKGKKLDGSELLENGLDPELSFEITFRRIGAGLQNLGNTCFLNSVLQCLTYTEPLAAYLQSGKHQNSCHVAGFCALCAIQKHVSRALQSSGRILAPKDLVSNLRCISRNFRNARQEDAHEYMVNLLESMHKCCLPLGLPSESPSAYEKSLVHKIFGGRLRSQVKCMQCSFCSNKFDPFLDLSLDIVKADSIYKAFKNFTTPELLDGGERQYQCQRCKQKVKALKQFTVHKAPYVLTIHLKRFQSYNLEEKIHKKIHFGPTLDLTPFVSGSYADGALKYTLYGVLVHHGGSTRSGHYYCYVRTSSAMWYALDDNRVSHVGDRTVYEQQAYMLFYVRDRRKVVPKKPVDVALKENMRTSTNLNRTDSIVNRDLKDNRVQNCTFEKKLNEPINDGLIKESKDSSNEGPSKTISNKPSVQIETELASKGCLVPETVSMAISSKEVSPQKTSNKDIVPNSSSAVNLPMLPRCMNSNLHVTSSESSLAKVDHIDINHVDRGLGVQVSTSLNLIDANTSAILQANDNAASTQESGCKTLEKSDPEILPSQQMLESSKFGDSNHISVGNSTSGDVSNCKKLMPDESNKISSSTMVEGPLLSKTLDSKHGRRLKRKHLKYHLGSLHLSSNILFKASLSLCKKKKHRRKKCRSAVFKCPTGGSLFSRDDMSSDFGPSTSEKSKSVYSISTCKARNKSKHGFRDSNGSSARKEDLKVELPTDIVDKESGKRRTEAGSAPATMNQMNCSTDSFIVANHNDSIKAIYPKDRKRSVNQDGLHHVHTNGFQNTVVEQWNGIDMPSSENGFTGTENISIGYVADEWDEEYDQGKRKKIRQFKHSFGGPNPFQEIATKKSQLKKLKLERSGSANEPFRI